Genomic DNA from Streptomyces sp. NBC_01431:
GACCCTGGACTACGTATCCAAGATCACGGCGCTGATGGCCAAGTACAGCCGGGCGATGCAAGACGGCGGGCCCACTTCCGAGTTCGGGCAGCGCGTTGCGGACAACGCGAAAAAATGGATCGGCACCCCCTACAGCTGGGGCGGCGGCAGTGTCGACGGCCCGAGCTTCGGGTTCGCCCAGGGCGCCAGCACTCGGGGGTTCGACTGCTCAAGCCTTGTGCAGTACGCCGTGTATCACGCGTCCGACGGAAAGATCATGCTGCCGAGGACCAGCCAGATTCAGGCCACCCAGGGCAAGGCCATCGACCCGGCGGACATCCGTGTCGGTGATGTGATCGCATTCGCGCTCAGCGGCGCTGGAGACTACGACCACATCGCCGTCTACGTCGGTCAGGGCCAGTTCGTGCACGCACCGCGCACCGGGGACAACGTCAAGGTGTCGTCCCTGGGCGACAGCTATTACAGCTCCAAACCGAAGACCATCAGGAGGTTCGGGCAGTGACCACGACACGGCAGCGGCGTGCGGCGGCCCTGGCGGCGGCCGCCGCCCTGGCGGCCCTGCTCGCCGGATGCAGTTCCGGCGGGCACGACGACCCGGCGCCCCCCGTCCCCAGCCGTCCCGCGCCGTCGGGCACCGGGCGCTATCCCGAGCCCCTGAACCCGGCGCCCGCGCCGTCCCTGCCTCCAGGCAAGAGCGGCCAGCCTCCCGGCGGCATCCCCTCCCCCGCAAGCGTCGACCAGAGCGACGCCACCGCGGTGAGCCGAGCCGCCCTGATCGCGCTGTCGACCTATGACACCGCCATCGACACCAGCCGCAACGACGCCGGCCGCCGGGCCGCCGAGGCCGGATGGTGCACCGAGGCCTACGCCGCACAGCTGCGCGGCGCAGCCGCCCACGCCGCCCCCGGCTCCGCCTGGACCCAGTGGGCCCAGCACCGCGCCTACACGACAGTGGCGGCGCAGAGCACCGAGGAGGCGGGCCGACCGGTCGACACCGCCACCACCGCCTACCGCCAGTGGACCCTCACACTCACCCCCAAAGGGCGCGACGGGTGGACCGGAACACCCGAAGTTCGCACCGTGTTCGCCGAGCTCACCCGCCCCGAGGCGGGCAAGCCCTGGCAGCTGAACTCCGTCAACTACCAGTAGCAGAGGAGCAGGACGTGGCCACCCCCGACCAGGTACCCGCCTGGCCCCTGTACGAGCTGCGGGCCGACGACGACGGAACCGTGACCCTGACCGGCCCGGCCGCCACCCCCGGCCCCTACCCCGGGCGCACGGAGGCCCTGGCCGCCGCCGCGGCCCTGGCCGCCCGACATCTGCGGCCCCCACGCGCCGTACGAGCCACAGCGATTGACGCCGATGGCACCGAATGGCCGCTCATCATCGCCACAGACGGCACCGCCCGCGAGGCAGGTCCCGCCCGGCGCCCCAAGGCCTCCCGCCGCAAGAAAAACGGCCAGCCTGCGCCCGTGCCCGCGTTCCCCGTCGCGCCGGTCCCCGCGCCGGCGCCCGCCATCGAGACGCATCCCGACCTGGCGCCCGCCCCCTTCCCGCCCGCCGTGGACGACGAGCCCAGCCGTACCGTGCGGATCGCATCCCCCCGCCGCTCCCGCGTCCCTGCCGACCCGCGCCAGCCCGCCGCCCCCACCGAACAGCACAGCCGCGCTCAGGAGACCGCCCCGCCGCAGGGCCCCGCCGAGCCCGCCGCCGACGAGCCCCGGGCGAAACCCGCCACCTATCTGCGGATCCGCACCCTCGCCGAGGCCGGACAGCTGACCGAGGCCAGGAGCGTGGCTGCCGAACTTGATGGCCAGGCCAGCCGGGTACACGGGCCCAGTCATCCCACCGCCCTGGAAGCCCGCGAGGTCCTGGCCCACATCACCGCCCAAAGCGGCGATCTGCCCACCGCCGTCCGCCTCTACCGCGACGTCGCAGAACGCTGGTGGCATCAGAACCTGCGGCAGGCCGCCGACCAGGCCGCAGGCCGCGCCCACGCCCTTTGGCTCCGCATCGCCGATCCTCACCAGGCCCTGGCCGCCGGGCAGGACGTCATCCGGATGCGACAGCAGATCCCCGGTCCCGACGGCCGCGCCTACCGCCAGGCCCTGCACCACATGGAACAGCTGGAGACCAATCACCAACCAGCTCCCCGTATCTGACGACTCGGCAGCACGGCGGCGGCCCCGGAAACTTCGGTCTCCGGGGCCGCCGCTTCCGTGCGTTGGTCAGGAAGTAGGTGCTCGGGTCGGTCACGGGGCGTTCAAGGTCTCGATACCCGCCTTCCAGGCGGCGATGTGCTCCAACAGGGCCTGGCGCGCCTGTGCGGGTACGGAGCTGCGGAGGTCGCGCACGGCCAGGGCGCGCTGCCACCAGGAGTCGCGCTCGGCCGGGTCTGCTGCGGCATCGGACCGGGCGGTGCACAGCCCGATCAGCTCGTTGGTGGTCTCGGCGAAGACGTCGTAGACCATCGCTGTAGGGGCCGCCGGCGTAGGGGGCGACCATGAAGTTTCTCCTCGCGGTTAGAGCGGTTCGGCGGCGTGGCCGCGATCCCCTAAGTACGGAACGGCAGTTGGGCCGTCGGCGCGATGAGTATGTCGATGGGATAGGCAAGTGCCGGAGGGCCGGGATCTGTCATCGTTCTGTCGCGCAGTCCAGTTATGGATCCCTGAAGCGGCCGGCGCAGGGTCGGGTGTCCAGCAACCGATCGTTTCCCAAACACCGCCCAGCCGAGATTTCTTCACCCACGAGCGTTCAGGAACCGTGCCCAAGAACGAAGTCACGACGCGCGTGAGTTCCAGACTTCCAGTGCGCAAGGTCAGCGTCAGCGACTGGCCCGTCGGCTGCCGGCTCTCGTCAGGTCTCGGGCCCGGCTTACCAGATCATCAGCAAGGCTCTGATCAGAAAGTGGCGGAAGACCCTCCTCGGTGCTGCAGCAGGGCGGTTTCGACCGCTCGCCCTGCGGTGGACGCTCCAAACCTGCCAGTTCGTAGAGAAGCGTGTACACGTCGTTGTGCGGATCGTCATCGTCGTGAGGTCCGACGATGACTATGATTGCTTCGTCCTCAGCAGTGAAAGCCACGACCACTCGCAGAGCCCGGGGCAGGTGTTTTACGCAGAGGTGCTCTACTACATCCCCGGTAAGCCTGTAGCCGAGGGCCTTACAGCCCTGGCTACGCAGCTCCCTCAGGAACTGGTCGTACGCAGCTCGGTGCATACGACGCAAGCCTGCGACCTGCTGTTTTGCGAGCGGTGTGACAGAGACCGTGACAGGCACCAGCGCAGCCTAGTGGGCTTGCGCTGCCTCTTCCTCGTCTTTGGTCAATGCTGGTTCGACCTGTCCCTCGCGCAGCTGCCGGAGGCTGGTCTTGAGGTCTTCTCGGTCGAGTAGAGCCGCGTCTTGCAGGCGGTTCCAGACGGAGTTGATGAGGTCCCTGTTGCGGCCCGCAGCCCGCAGCTCTTTCACCAGGTGGAGCACTCGGTGGAGCTGTATCGGGTCTACTCGCTGAGGGTGCTCGCTCGCCAGAGACAGTACTCCCTCAGCAACCCAGGTCCTGACGGTGCGATCGGTCAGCGCCAGCAACGACGCTGCGATCTTCAAGCGGACCGGCTCGGCAGTGCCGAGTGCAGCCTCAGCGACGCTACGAAGCTCCGTCGCTTGATCCGGCTCCCGGGACTCGATCCGTTCAGCTACGGCCTCGACCCGCTCTACGCGATCGAAGAGGGCTCTGACCTGCTTTTCTTCTCGTTCTAGTGTTTGCGTCATAGCGGCCTCCTCCCAGTTGCCTTACTTCAAAATATCCGAGCTTATTTAGAAGCCGCAATGGGAGCGGCGAAACGTTGCCTGACTTCAGGACCGTTGCGGCGAGCCTGCGAGCCCCCGACGGGAGCGTCCTACAGCGCCCCCGGCCTCAGGCGCGTGTACATGTCTGGAGAACCGTCCATCTTCAGCTCGTACCACCAGCCCGCCCCGGCGGCGGGAGGGCCGGGAGCGGCTGGGTGAGCGCGACAGAGACCGGGAACTCCACCCCTCCAGGCTGCCGCGCACCCGCCGCCGGGGTGCCCGACGGCGTGTAGGACGTGCCCAGTAAATCGAACGCGTGCTCTAATCAGGCCATGGTGCGAATCTTCCCTCCCGATCTTCTACAGGCCCAGCGCGAGTGGACCCGCACCTACGAAGCGCTCGCGCACCAGCCGTTCCGGACCGTGCTGCGCCGTCGCCTGCAACTGCTGTCCTCACGGATCGC
This window encodes:
- a CDS encoding C40 family peptidase encodes the protein MVLLEKAVPEQYRKWVIAAGQQCPEVSSPLIAAQIEAESNWDPYAASRNPETHEVIAEGISQFIPATWATWGVDADGDGKANVYTPADAIMTQARYDCYLAKVVKSYNLAGDQTKLMLAAYNAGPYAVQRAGGVPQIPETLDYVSKITALMAKYSRAMQDGGPTSEFGQRVADNAKKWIGTPYSWGGGSVDGPSFGFAQGASTRGFDCSSLVQYAVYHASDGKIMLPRTSQIQATQGKAIDPADIRVGDVIAFALSGAGDYDHIAVYVGQGQFVHAPRTGDNVKVSSLGDSYYSSKPKTIRRFGQ